In the Clostridium sporogenes genome, one interval contains:
- a CDS encoding GNAT family N-acetyltransferase translates to MVSYDTLENIGIETLHKTFLNAFSDYQVKTDLPLFKFQQMLQRRGYIPKSSIGAFDDGILVGFVLNGIRNWDDILTAYDTGTGVIQPYRKQGITSNMLLNVARLFKEMGLEQYLLEVIQSNTSAFQLYKKQGFKILREFECFHLDKNKYNPITTYKVEHINMINSKDWREMKEFWDFQPSWQNSIDSIDAVSDAFIYSVVRLNDSIVGYGVIDKKTGDIPQIAVNKNYRYKGIASSIITDLIKNTDSHNINVINVDGESKSMMNLLLKLGFKYGVSQYEMILKL, encoded by the coding sequence ATGGTTAGTTATGATACGTTAGAAAATATAGGTATTGAAACATTGCATAAAACATTTTTAAATGCATTTTCTGATTACCAAGTAAAAACAGACTTGCCTCTTTTTAAGTTTCAACAAATGCTTCAGCGAAGAGGTTATATTCCTAAATCTTCCATAGGGGCTTTTGATGATGGCATATTAGTTGGATTCGTTTTAAATGGAATTAGAAATTGGGATGATATATTAACTGCTTATGATACAGGTACAGGTGTTATACAGCCCTATAGAAAGCAAGGTATAACAAGCAATATGTTATTAAATGTTGCACGATTATTTAAAGAAATGGGATTAGAACAGTATTTACTTGAAGTAATTCAATCAAATACATCTGCATTTCAGCTTTATAAAAAACAAGGATTTAAAATTTTAAGGGAGTTTGAATGTTTTCATTTAGATAAAAACAAATATAATCCTATAACAACTTATAAGGTTGAACATATTAATATGATTAATTCTAAGGATTGGAGAGAAATGAAAGAGTTTTGGGATTTCCAGCCATCTTGGCAAAATTCTATTGATTCCATTGATGCTGTATCAGATGCATTCATATATTCAGTTGTACGTTTGAATGATAGTATTGTTGGTTATGGAGTTATTGATAAGAAAACAGGAGATATACCTCAAATAGCAGTAAATAAAAATTATAGATATAAAGGAATTGCAAGTAGTATAATTACAGATTTAATTAAAAATACAGACTCTCACAATATTAATGTTATAAATGTAGATGGAGAATCTAAATCTATGATGAATTTATTACTGAAATTAGGATTTAAGTATGGTGTTAGTCAATATGAAATGATTTTAAAATTATAA
- a CDS encoding aldo/keto reductase, with the protein MQDIKSYTVLSNGVKMPWLGFGTYKVEDGNTVISSVKEALKIGYSHIDTASYYGNEEGVGTAIKESGVPREDIFLVSKVWNSDQGYDKTLKSFEASIKKLGIDYLDLFLIHWPQPLSKETWKALEKLYKEGRVKAIGVSNFLVDHLKWLLEDAEIKPMVNQVEFHPRLIQKDLIEFCRKNSIQLEAWSPLMRGKVFQIELLQDLAKKYDKTISQIVLRWDLQMGVVTIPKSVTPSRIKENADIFDFEISKEDMDRIQQLDKGLRAGSNPNKVFPCSNIPK; encoded by the coding sequence ATGCAAGATATAAAAAGTTATACGGTTTTAAGTAACGGTGTAAAAATGCCTTGGCTTGGATTTGGTACTTATAAGGTGGAAGATGGAAATACAGTTATTAGCTCAGTAAAAGAGGCACTTAAAATTGGGTATAGTCATATAGATACAGCTTCTTATTATGGTAACGAAGAAGGTGTGGGAACTGCTATAAAAGAAAGTGGAGTTCCTAGGGAAGATATATTTTTAGTAAGTAAAGTTTGGAATTCAGATCAGGGTTATGATAAAACTTTAAAATCTTTTGAAGCTTCCATAAAAAAACTTGGAATAGATTATCTTGATTTATTTTTAATTCATTGGCCTCAACCGTTAAGTAAAGAAACATGGAAAGCTTTAGAAAAACTTTATAAAGAGGGACGTGTAAAAGCTATTGGAGTAAGCAATTTTTTGGTTGATCACCTAAAGTGGTTATTAGAAGATGCTGAAATTAAACCAATGGTAAATCAAGTAGAATTTCATCCAAGACTTATTCAAAAGGATTTAATAGAATTTTGCAGAAAAAATAGTATACAATTAGAAGCTTGGTCTCCATTAATGAGGGGAAAAGTATTTCAAATTGAACTTCTACAGGATCTTGCTAAAAAATATGATAAAACAATATCTCAAATTGTTTTAAGATGGGATTTACAGATGGGTGTAGTGACTATTCCTAAGTCAGTAACGCCATCAAGAATAAAAGAAAACGCAGATATATTTGATTTTGAAATAAGTAAAGAAGATATGGATAGAATTCAACAATTAGACAAGGGATTAAGGGCAGGATCAAATCCTAATAAAGTTTTCCCATGTTCAAATATACCTAAATAA
- a CDS encoding CarD family transcriptional regulator, with protein sequence MFSIGDLIIYSGQGICCIADICKKTYGDFTKEEYVLHPIENCKLTIGIPVDNDKVTMLEIIDRNEAKQIIESFKFKEVNWIDICSRRNSIYLEVLQKGNRKEISKRVNTLMRKKYRVEILME encoded by the coding sequence ATGTTTAGTATTGGAGACTTAATCATCTATTCGGGACAGGGTATTTGTTGTATAGCTGATATCTGTAAAAAAACATATGGTGATTTTACGAAGGAGGAGTATGTTTTACATCCTATTGAAAATTGCAAATTAACAATAGGTATCCCTGTAGATAATGATAAAGTAACAATGTTAGAAATTATTGATAGAAATGAAGCCAAACAAATTATAGAATCGTTTAAGTTTAAAGAAGTAAATTGGATAGATATATGCAGTCGACGTAATTCAATATATTTAGAAGTTCTACAAAAAGGGAATCGTAAGGAGATTTCTAAGAGAGTTAATACATTAATGAGAAAAAAATATAGAGTAGAGATATTAATGGAATGA
- a CDS encoding GNAT family N-acetyltransferase, whose product MEIKIIKENKKDFLDLLLLADEQESMIDKYLNIGEMFALYDGDLKSICVVTKEAEGIYEIKNLATYEKYQGKGYGSQLVKYIFEYYKDTCKTMLVGTGDSPLTIPFYKYCGFKISHRVKNFFTNNYEHPIYENGVQLIDMVYLKKDF is encoded by the coding sequence ATGGAAATCAAAATAATAAAAGAGAATAAAAAGGATTTTTTAGATTTATTACTTTTAGCGGATGAACAGGAAAGCATGATTGACAAGTATTTAAATATTGGAGAGATGTTTGCTTTATATGATGGAGATTTAAAAAGTATATGTGTAGTAACTAAAGAAGCGGAAGGTATATATGAAATAAAAAATTTAGCAACATATGAAAAATATCAAGGTAAGGGATATGGAAGTCAGTTAGTTAAATATATATTTGAGTATTATAAGGATACTTGCAAAACAATGCTTGTAGGCACTGGAGATAGTCCATTGACAATTCCTTTTTATAAATATTGTGGATTTAAAATTTCTCATAGAGTTAAAAATTTTTTTACTAATAACTATGAACATCCTATTTATGAAAATGGAGTCCAACTGATTGATATGGTCTATTTAAAAAAAGATTTCTAG
- a CDS encoding GNAT family N-acetyltransferase: protein MDMIFELGKVNDIDELEQLYNDLNDYLEKGVNYPGWIKGIYPVRQNAIDGIKHGNLYVLKYNGKIIGSVILSHEPESAYHKAKWEFESDYSDVLVVYTFVVHPKFLKCGVGKSLMDSSIEHSIKLGAKSIRLDVYEGNIPAIKLYEKCGFKYIDTVDLGLGNYGLNWFRLYEKML from the coding sequence ATGGATATGATTTTTGAGCTAGGAAAAGTAAATGATATTGATGAATTAGAACAGCTTTATAACGATTTGAACGACTATTTAGAAAAAGGAGTAAACTATCCTGGATGGATAAAGGGTATATATCCAGTTCGGCAAAATGCAATTGATGGAATTAAACATGGTAATCTATATGTATTAAAATATAATGGAAAAATTATTGGTTCTGTTATCTTGAGCCATGAACCTGAATCTGCATATCATAAAGCTAAATGGGAATTTGAGTCTGACTATTCAGATGTTTTAGTTGTATATACATTTGTAGTGCATCCTAAATTTTTGAAATGTGGTGTAGGGAAATCATTAATGGATTCTTCTATTGAACACAGTATTAAGTTAGGAGCTAAATCAATTAGGTTGGATGTTTACGAAGGTAATATACCTGCCATTAAGCTATATGAAAAATGTGGTTTTAAATATATTGATACAGTTGACTTAGGACTTGGAAACTATGGGTTAAACTGGTTTAGATTATACGAAAAAATGCTATGA
- a CDS encoding PocR ligand-binding domain-containing protein has translation MIKENLNLDKVIDFKKWVELQDSLSLVTKAAIIIVDYKGNPVTKHSGCNKFCNAVRSNPNLVKYCQKCDSRGGLEAVRLNKPYIYLCHYNIVDIAIPIIIDGKYIGAIMAGQIKLSDDNASDFLEQIVATKKNSITQKALDEFKDFYDEIPILSLKEVQEIANMLFSLCNYLVEEALNKNLISEIYQKSVTPESEIASNTLTGYTIKNIEHAKKEISNALLNSYVKENLSSDSLDISVSNTLKPAIEYIYNYKSENVTAKKLADICHISPSYFSRLFAKETGKSFSSFVSRLKIDWAKSLLEETDMHVNEISDELGFNETGYFIKIFKKYEGVTPFIYRKFCKKN, from the coding sequence TTGATTAAAGAAAATTTAAACTTAGATAAAGTCATAGATTTTAAAAAATGGGTTGAACTACAGGACTCTTTATCATTAGTTACTAAAGCAGCTATAATAATTGTTGATTATAAAGGAAATCCCGTTACAAAACATAGTGGTTGTAATAAGTTTTGCAATGCGGTAAGATCAAATCCTAATCTTGTTAAGTATTGTCAAAAGTGTGATTCCAGGGGTGGTTTAGAAGCAGTACGTTTAAATAAACCTTATATATATTTATGTCATTATAATATAGTAGATATAGCTATTCCAATAATTATAGATGGTAAATATATTGGTGCAATTATGGCTGGACAAATAAAACTATCTGATGATAATGCTTCAGATTTTTTAGAACAAATTGTTGCAACCAAGAAAAATTCTATAACACAAAAGGCATTAGATGAATTTAAAGACTTTTATGATGAAATTCCTATTTTATCATTAAAAGAAGTACAAGAAATAGCTAATATGTTATTTTCTTTATGTAATTATTTAGTAGAGGAAGCTTTAAATAAAAATTTAATTTCAGAAATATATCAAAAATCTGTAACACCTGAATCAGAAATAGCTTCAAACACATTAACAGGATATACAATAAAAAATATTGAACATGCAAAAAAAGAAATATCTAATGCTCTACTAAATTCTTATGTAAAAGAAAATCTTTCTAGTGATAGTTTAGATATTTCGGTAAGCAACACACTAAAGCCTGCTATTGAATATATTTATAATTATAAAAGTGAAAATGTTACAGCAAAAAAATTGGCAGATATTTGCCACATAAGCCCTAGTTATTTTAGTAGACTATTTGCAAAAGAAACAGGAAAAAGCTTTTCAAGTTTTGTTTCTAGATTAAAAATAGATTGGGCAAAAAGTTTATTAGAAGAAACAGATATGCATGTAAATGAAATTAGTGATGAGCTTGGTTTTAATGAAACAGGCTATTTTATAAAAATATTTAAAAAATATGAAGGTGTAACACCTTTTATATATAGAAAGTTCTGTAAAAAAAATTAG
- a CDS encoding glycerol dehydrogenase codes for MRKAFICPTKYVQGEDELLNLGYFVKSFGESALLIAHKDDIERVKDKLDATSKKFGITFVESAFCGECSREEVARLQEIAKNNNCACTIGLGGGKAIDTAKCVAKGNSLIIVPTIAATDAPTSHSAVLYTPDGSFDDYAYFWQSPTVILIDTTVIANAPTRFLVSGMGDALSTYFEARATSNSFSNVNAGLPCGVREGLCPPAKGTNTSLILATACYKILLEDGVKAKIASDCNLVTQALENIIETNILLSGLGFESGGLAAAHAIHDGLTILEGTHKYFHGEKVAFGTIAQLVLENAPKKEIDEVINFCLEIGLPVCLEDIGVDSITDEELMEVAEKACIEEESMHSMPFKVTPAEVAAAIIAADTLGKKYKLNK; via the coding sequence ATGAGAAAAGCGTTTATTTGTCCAACTAAATATGTTCAAGGTGAAGATGAATTATTAAACTTAGGTTATTTTGTAAAGAGCTTTGGGGAATCTGCTCTACTAATAGCTCACAAAGATGATATAGAACGTGTTAAAGATAAATTAGATGCAACTTCTAAAAAATTTGGAATTACTTTTGTAGAAAGCGCATTCTGCGGAGAATGTTCAAGAGAAGAAGTTGCAAGATTACAAGAAATCGCAAAGAATAACAACTGTGCATGCACTATAGGACTTGGTGGTGGTAAAGCCATTGATACAGCAAAATGTGTTGCTAAAGGTAATTCACTAATAATTGTTCCAACAATAGCAGCTACAGATGCACCAACTAGTCACTCTGCTGTACTTTACACACCAGATGGCTCCTTTGATGATTACGCTTACTTTTGGCAAAGTCCAACTGTAATTTTAATAGATACTACAGTTATTGCAAATGCTCCAACAAGATTTTTAGTTTCAGGAATGGGAGATGCCCTATCAACATATTTCGAAGCAAGAGCAACTTCAAATTCTTTCTCAAATGTTAATGCAGGATTACCTTGCGGAGTTAGAGAAGGACTATGTCCACCAGCAAAAGGAACTAACACATCATTAATACTTGCAACAGCTTGTTATAAAATATTATTAGAAGACGGAGTAAAAGCAAAAATAGCATCAGATTGTAATTTAGTAACACAAGCATTAGAAAATATTATAGAAACAAATATTTTATTATCAGGATTAGGTTTTGAAAGTGGTGGTTTAGCAGCTGCTCATGCAATCCATGATGGATTAACTATATTAGAAGGAACTCATAAATACTTCCACGGAGAAAAAGTTGCTTTTGGAACAATTGCTCAATTAGTTCTTGAAAATGCACCAAAGAAAGAAATAGATGAAGTAATAAACTTCTGCTTAGAAATTGGACTTCCTGTTTGCTTAGAAGATATCGGTGTAGACAGCATCACTGATGAAGAACTTATGGAAGTAGCTGAAAAAGCTTGTATAGAAGAGGAATCTATGCACTCTATGCCATTTAAAGTAACTCCAGCAGAAGTAGCAGCCGCAATAATAGCTGCAGATACACTAGGTAAAAAATATAAATTAAACAAATAG
- the dhaK gene encoding dihydroxyacetone kinase subunit DhaK, whose protein sequence is MKKIINKPETVVMEMCNGIAMAHPELEFVRKYKVMKKKDINKNKVSLISGGGSGHEPAHAGFIGKGMLDAAVCGDVFASPSQIQVYKAIKATASEKGTLLIIKNYSGDIMNFKNAAHLASEDGIKVDYVKVDDDIAVEDSLYTVGRRGVAGTVLVHKIAGAAAELGLSLEEVKSMAEKAIANVRSLGFALSSCTVPAKRTPTFQLGEDEIEFGVGIHGEPGIVRQKIASADELAKKIVHSILKDMKIDGSNNEEVALLINGFGATPLQELYLFNNSVTAELSKRNIKINRIFVGNYMTSIDMEGASVSIMKLDKELKELLSKESDTPAFKVSGPVEPVEYVALEKNNDTLKEVTFDLETCDCHSEIKDEKITLDNMIYIIDKMSEVIIANEVHFCELDSHAGDGDFGMSVAKGFKQLKREWKHILKEDDINIGKFLNECSLVIMEHCGGASGPIWGSAFRAAGKKVGDKKELSLSDFAEMMQAAVKGIQSTGERSFGRGAVVGDKTLIDALVPCADLWSESANNNTSINEAFQKGAAAAVKGAKMTEEIVARMGRAGTVGERSIGYPDAGAYGLGVIFTEISNSLK, encoded by the coding sequence ATGAAAAAGATAATAAACAAACCCGAAACTGTAGTAATGGAAATGTGTAATGGAATAGCTATGGCACATCCTGAATTAGAGTTTGTTAGAAAATATAAAGTAATGAAGAAAAAAGATATAAATAAAAATAAAGTTAGCTTAATCAGTGGTGGCGGAAGTGGTCATGAACCAGCTCATGCAGGATTTATTGGAAAAGGAATGCTAGATGCAGCAGTATGTGGAGATGTATTTGCTTCTCCATCTCAAATCCAAGTATATAAAGCTATAAAAGCTACAGCTAGTGAAAAAGGAACTTTATTAATCATAAAAAATTATAGTGGAGATATAATGAACTTTAAAAATGCCGCACATTTAGCTAGTGAAGATGGTATTAAAGTTGATTATGTAAAGGTTGATGATGATATAGCTGTTGAAGACAGTTTATACACTGTAGGTCGTAGAGGTGTTGCTGGTACTGTACTAGTTCATAAAATAGCTGGTGCAGCTGCCGAATTAGGTTTATCTTTAGAAGAAGTTAAATCAATGGCCGAAAAAGCTATAGCCAATGTTAGAAGTTTAGGTTTTGCATTATCATCTTGTACAGTTCCTGCTAAAAGAACTCCAACTTTTCAATTAGGAGAAGATGAAATAGAATTTGGTGTTGGAATTCATGGTGAACCTGGAATAGTAAGACAAAAAATTGCCTCAGCAGATGAATTAGCTAAAAAAATTGTTCATTCTATATTAAAAGATATGAAAATAGATGGATCTAATAATGAAGAAGTTGCATTATTAATTAATGGTTTTGGTGCTACTCCACTACAAGAATTATATCTTTTTAATAATTCAGTTACTGCTGAACTTTCAAAAAGAAATATAAAAATAAATAGAATATTCGTGGGAAACTATATGACTAGTATAGATATGGAAGGTGCTTCAGTATCTATTATGAAACTAGATAAAGAGCTTAAAGAATTATTATCAAAAGAAAGTGATACTCCTGCATTTAAAGTTTCAGGACCAGTTGAACCGGTTGAGTATGTAGCTTTAGAAAAAAATAATGATACTCTAAAGGAAGTCACTTTTGATTTAGAAACATGTGATTGTCACAGTGAAATTAAAGATGAAAAAATAACTTTAGATAATATGATTTATATTATAGATAAAATGAGTGAAGTAATAATAGCAAATGAAGTTCATTTCTGTGAATTAGATTCTCATGCTGGTGATGGTGATTTTGGTATGAGCGTAGCAAAAGGCTTTAAACAATTAAAAAGAGAATGGAAACATATTCTTAAAGAAGATGATATAAATATTGGTAAATTCTTAAACGAATGCTCTTTAGTAATTATGGAACATTGTGGTGGAGCATCAGGTCCAATATGGGGATCAGCATTTAGAGCTGCAGGAAAAAAAGTTGGAGATAAAAAAGAATTATCCCTTTCAGATTTTGCTGAAATGATGCAAGCAGCAGTAAAAGGAATACAATCCACTGGAGAACGTTCTTTTGGAAGAGGAGCAGTTGTTGGAGATAAAACTTTAATTGATGCATTAGTTCCTTGTGCTGATTTATGGAGTGAAAGTGCTAACAACAATACTTCTATAAATGAAGCCTTCCAAAAAGGTGCTGCTGCAGCAGTTAAAGGTGCTAAAATGACTGAAGAAATAGTAGCACGTATGGGTAGAGCAGGTACAGTTGGTGAAAGAAGTATCGGTTACCCAGATGCAGGTGCTTATGGATTAGGAGTTATATTTACAGAAATATCAAATTCATTAAAATAA
- a CDS encoding ABC transporter substrate-binding protein, protein MNKKLIAITLSTLVLVGGITGCSSKSTSTNSDNTKTEQSANKPLKLDFVQTSRHDDSSNKFSMVYDKKPEKSLAVTNCMIEMMLSMDLQDKMAGTAYAENNILPDLKPAYDKVPVMSKTYPSKEQILSNGVDFIIGWGGDFNDKGVGSIDWLNENKIKAYIPRSVSPDATVDSIYEDFKNLGMIFGKEDKAKELTEKMKSELKETTDKIKNVDKKVKVLGYDSGKDKAVVVGKGINNEIIKLAQGENVFGDMKKDYPEVSMEEIIKRNPDVIMVLEYSVGNGGDTFENKVKALKANPALKDVNAIKNNKFIKVELTELYPGVRVPKTVNKLAKEFYPDKF, encoded by the coding sequence ATGAACAAAAAATTAATTGCTATCACGTTATCTACACTAGTATTGGTAGGAGGTATTACTGGTTGTTCTAGCAAGAGTACTAGCACAAATAGTGATAATACTAAAACTGAACAATCTGCTAATAAACCACTAAAACTAGATTTTGTACAAACTAGTAGACATGATGATAGTTCAAACAAATTTTCAATGGTTTATGATAAAAAACCAGAAAAATCTTTAGCAGTAACAAATTGTATGATCGAAATGATGTTATCTATGGATCTACAAGACAAAATGGCTGGTACTGCATATGCAGAAAACAATATACTACCAGATTTAAAACCTGCCTATGATAAGGTACCCGTTATGAGTAAAACTTATCCATCTAAAGAACAGATACTATCAAATGGAGTTGATTTTATAATAGGTTGGGGTGGCGACTTCAATGATAAAGGCGTAGGTAGTATAGATTGGTTGAACGAAAATAAAATAAAAGCTTATATTCCAAGATCTGTAAGCCCAGATGCAACAGTTGATTCTATCTATGAAGATTTTAAAAATCTTGGAATGATCTTTGGCAAGGAAGATAAAGCTAAAGAATTAACAGAAAAAATGAAATCAGAACTAAAAGAAACCACAGACAAAATTAAAAACGTTGATAAAAAAGTAAAGGTTTTAGGATATGACTCTGGAAAAGATAAAGCTGTAGTTGTTGGAAAAGGCATAAACAACGAAATAATTAAACTTGCACAGGGTGAAAATGTCTTCGGCGATATGAAAAAAGACTACCCTGAAGTATCTATGGAAGAAATAATAAAAAGAAATCCAGATGTAATAATGGTTTTAGAGTATTCTGTTGGAAACGGTGGAGATACCTTTGAAAACAAGGTTAAAGCTCTTAAAGCAAATCCTGCTTTAAAGGACGTAAATGCTATAAAAAATAACAAGTTTATAAAAGTTGAATTAACTGAATTATATCCTGGCGTAAGAGTTCCTAAAACTGTAAATAAACTAGCTAAAGAATTCTACCCAGATAAATTTTAG
- a CDS encoding iron ABC transporter permease — protein MNKDKQILKCKNNCTLKFIILIIALFVITTVCITFGSVKIDVDVTFKSLINNILGKEIFIKDWANNIDNIVFKLRLPRLLLAIVSGASLALVGILMQTLTRNSLADPYILGISSGASAGATLSIVLGILSSFGHLGIALGAFLGSLIASIMVFKISGVSKVYSKTKLILTGVAVSSIFTAVTNFIITFAKNDSLVKSAVFWTIGSLAGANYNQVKFSLVIMVITAILSMLLYKDLDAMLLGEAVAKNIGINTKFIIRFIMIASTLLTGTIVAFTGVIGFVGLIVPHIARQMVGSSHKKLIPFGIVIGSILMVVTDTMARTLLSPEEIPIGVITAFLGGPFFLYLMHKSTYRFGGK, from the coding sequence ATGAATAAGGATAAACAAATTTTAAAGTGCAAAAATAATTGCACTTTAAAATTTATTATATTAATTATAGCATTGTTTGTAATAACTACAGTTTGCATAACCTTTGGTTCTGTAAAGATAGATGTAGATGTAACCTTTAAATCCCTTATAAATAACATATTAGGCAAAGAAATTTTTATTAAAGATTGGGCAAATAATATTGATAATATAGTTTTTAAATTAAGGCTTCCAAGATTACTTCTAGCAATAGTTTCTGGTGCTTCTTTAGCCCTTGTGGGAATTTTAATGCAAACTTTAACTAGAAACTCATTAGCAGATCCATACATATTAGGTATATCCTCTGGTGCATCTGCAGGGGCTACTCTATCTATAGTATTAGGCATTTTAAGTTCTTTTGGACATTTAGGAATAGCCTTAGGAGCATTTTTAGGTTCTTTAATTGCATCTATTATGGTTTTTAAAATATCTGGAGTAAGTAAAGTATATTCTAAAACTAAATTAATATTAACTGGAGTTGCTGTATCTTCTATATTTACTGCAGTAACAAACTTTATAATAACATTTGCAAAAAATGATAGCTTAGTTAAAAGTGCAGTATTTTGGACTATTGGTAGTTTAGCAGGAGCAAACTATAATCAAGTAAAGTTTTCTCTTGTAATAATGGTTATAACCGCTATTTTAAGTATGTTATTATATAAAGATTTAGATGCTATGCTTTTAGGTGAAGCCGTAGCAAAAAATATAGGTATAAATACTAAGTTTATAATTAGATTTATAATGATAGCTTCTACACTTTTAACAGGTACTATAGTAGCTTTTACAGGAGTAATCGGATTTGTAGGCCTTATAGTTCCTCATATAGCAAGGCAAATGGTAGGTTCTTCTCATAAGAAATTAATACCTTTTGGTATTGTAATAGGATCAATATTAATGGTAGTTACAGATACTATGGCTAGAACCCTATTATCTCCAGAAGAAATTCCTATAGGCGTAATAACTGCATTTCTAGGAGGTCCTTTCTTCCTATATTTAATGCACAAAAGTACCTATAGATTTGGAGGTAAGTAA
- a CDS encoding ABC transporter ATP-binding protein, whose translation MKLKLEGIKYDIGSKELLRGIDLNVEKNHFVGLIGPNGCGKTTLLKNIYRYLTPKEGSVYIDDKNIYGMKNKELSKLMSVVMQEHSLEFDFSVKEIVAMGRFSSNNRFASVDEDDEKLIEKSLKNVGLEECGNRSFLSLSGGEKQRVMIAMALCQNTDLIVLDEPTNHLDIKYQLQIIHMLRHLDITTFTTLHDMNIAATFCDYIYVMKKGKIVTHGPVEKVFTEEMFREVFEVEAHIYINPYNNKLNVSYLTCCK comes from the coding sequence ATGAAACTAAAATTAGAAGGTATAAAATATGATATAGGTTCGAAAGAGCTTTTACGTGGAATAGATTTAAATGTAGAGAAAAACCATTTTGTTGGATTAATAGGTCCAAATGGTTGCGGAAAGACTACATTATTAAAAAATATATATAGATATTTAACACCTAAAGAAGGATCTGTGTATATAGATGATAAAAATATCTATGGAATGAAAAATAAAGAACTTTCTAAACTTATGTCTGTAGTTATGCAAGAACATTCATTAGAATTTGATTTTAGTGTAAAAGAAATAGTAGCTATGGGAAGATTCTCTTCTAATAATCGATTTGCAAGTGTAGATGAGGATGATGAAAAACTTATAGAAAAATCTCTAAAAAATGTAGGACTTGAGGAATGCGGAAATAGAAGTTTTTTAAGCTTATCTGGTGGTGAAAAGCAAAGGGTTATGATAGCCATGGCTCTATGCCAAAATACAGATCTCATAGTATTAGACGAGCCCACTAACCATTTAGATATAAAATATCAACTTCAAATAATTCATATGTTAAGACATTTGGATATTACAACTTTTACAACTCTTCATGATATGAATATAGCTGCTACATTCTGTGACTATATATATGTAATGAAGAAAGGTAAAATAGTTACTCATGGCCCTGTGGAAAAAGTATTTACTGAAGAAATGTTTAGAGAAGTTTTTGAAGTAGAAGCTCATATATATATAAATCCATATAATAATAAATTAAATGTAAGTTATTTAACTTGTTGTAAATAA